In Geobacter anodireducens, a genomic segment contains:
- a CDS encoding acetyltransferase, producing MKIQKPAVEARPKIYALLRSSFPGSDYEAALVQKLHENDRFIHEWACIIGGKVIAYIAFTNAYHGRDVCGLHLAPMAVAPEFQGRGVGLELLRFALRQEAINSQTLFVLGEPAYYGRFGFESCSTPICPFDKNNEHFLSMRNTATNSFVVGYEPEFTTVAPSTGTPKSKKRGKR from the coding sequence ATGAAGATTCAGAAACCGGCCGTCGAGGCCCGTCCCAAGATTTACGCGCTTCTGCGCAGCTCCTTTCCCGGCAGCGATTACGAAGCCGCGCTGGTGCAGAAGCTCCACGAAAACGACAGGTTCATCCACGAATGGGCCTGCATCATCGGCGGCAAGGTCATTGCCTACATCGCCTTTACCAATGCCTACCATGGCCGCGACGTCTGCGGCCTGCACCTGGCCCCCATGGCCGTGGCCCCGGAATTCCAGGGACGCGGGGTGGGGCTGGAGCTGCTCAGGTTCGCCCTGCGCCAGGAGGCCATCAACAGCCAGACCCTCTTCGTTCTGGGCGAACCCGCCTATTACGGCCGGTTCGGCTTCGAATCGTGCAGCACGCCCATCTGTCCCTTTGACAAGAACAACGAGCACTTCCTGAGCATGCGCAACACGGCCACCAACAGTTTCGTGGTGGGTTATGAGCCCGAATTTACCACCGTCGCACCGTCGACCGGTACTCCCAAAAGCAAGAAACGGGGGAAACGGTGA
- a CDS encoding TetR family transcriptional regulator translates to MTRADCRSRLMEVATELFAQKGFYGVSIRELAQAAGASISMISYHFGGKEGLYAAVLQEQFACFGQLNDIRGQAGDPLAVMAAYLRWTIQRHRNNPQLLRFYTSELTNPTPCFAAIVSPAIASVIRLLAESIEAGMARGLFRRDLHAVNSALALAGMVNYFFLSTLATEELTSHSPDQDEELIRQYVAIFTRGIMADGGVAPA, encoded by the coding sequence ATGACCAGAGCGGACTGTCGCAGCAGGCTGATGGAGGTGGCAACGGAGCTCTTCGCCCAGAAGGGGTTCTACGGCGTCAGCATCCGGGAGCTCGCCCAGGCCGCCGGCGCCAGCATCTCCATGATTTCCTACCACTTCGGCGGCAAGGAGGGGCTCTACGCGGCGGTTCTCCAGGAGCAGTTCGCCTGCTTCGGCCAGTTGAACGACATCCGGGGCCAGGCGGGGGATCCCCTGGCGGTCATGGCGGCCTACCTCCGCTGGACCATCCAGCGCCACCGGAACAATCCCCAACTCCTCCGCTTCTACACCAGTGAGCTCACCAACCCAACCCCCTGCTTCGCCGCCATCGTTTCCCCCGCCATCGCCTCCGTGATCCGCCTGCTGGCGGAGAGCATCGAGGCGGGGATGGCGCGCGGCCTCTTTCGCCGGGACCTCCACGCCGTCAACAGCGCCTTGGCCCTGGCGGGGATGGTCAACTATTTCTTCCTCAGCACCCTGGCCACGGAGGAGCTCACCAGCCACTCTCCGGACCAGGACGAGGAACTGATCCGCCAGTACGTTGCCATCTTTACCCGGGGGATCATGGCCGACGGCGGGGTCGCGCCGGCATAG